In Gemmata obscuriglobus, a single genomic region encodes these proteins:
- a CDS encoding SIR2 family NAD-dependent protein deacylase — protein MTDDELNDALDRAARWLRAAKSVCVLTGAGISAESGVPTFRASDGLWEGHRIEDVASPDGWDRNPALVWQFYNARRANVATVKPNPGHFALVALEDRFGDNFKLVTQNVDGLHLQAGSRRVLEIHGSLRQTRCTVCEAVTNRGLEPLGDAPECPQCHGRLRPHIVWFGEGLPDDIWMEAMVSASECDTLLVVGTSAVVHPAASLVPIARRKGATVIEVNITRTEASAYADIGLYGPSGEVLPKLLQRLG, from the coding sequence ATGACCGACGACGAACTCAACGACGCCCTCGATCGAGCCGCCCGCTGGTTGCGGGCCGCCAAGAGCGTCTGTGTGCTCACAGGAGCGGGCATTTCGGCCGAGAGCGGGGTGCCCACGTTCCGCGCCTCGGACGGGCTCTGGGAAGGGCACCGCATTGAGGACGTGGCCAGCCCCGACGGCTGGGACCGCAACCCGGCGCTCGTGTGGCAGTTCTACAACGCCCGCCGCGCGAACGTCGCGACCGTGAAACCCAACCCGGGGCACTTCGCTCTTGTTGCGCTCGAAGACCGCTTCGGCGACAACTTCAAGCTGGTGACACAGAACGTCGACGGCCTTCACCTCCAAGCCGGCAGCCGTCGGGTTCTTGAGATTCACGGCAGCTTGCGCCAAACGCGTTGCACCGTTTGTGAGGCTGTCACGAACCGCGGGTTGGAACCGCTCGGAGACGCGCCGGAGTGCCCGCAGTGCCACGGCCGGCTGCGTCCGCATATCGTCTGGTTCGGTGAGGGGCTGCCCGACGACATCTGGATGGAAGCGATGGTGAGCGCGAGCGAGTGCGACACGCTGCTGGTGGTCGGCACATCGGCGGTGGTTCACCCGGCCGCGTCGCTCGTTCCGATCGCGCGGCGCAAAGGTGCAACGGTGATCGAAGTGAACATCACCCGCACCGAGGCCAGCGCGTACGCCGACATTGGGCTTTACGGACCGTCAGGTGAGGTGCTCCCGAAGCTGCTTCAGCGACTCGGGTAG
- a CDS encoding DUF1501 domain-containing protein, with protein MFGITDRRHFMKHAAAGAAVTVPGLNFLAGLKARAAELKKKQKSLIVLWMGGGPTTIDLWDMKPGSPNGGEHRPKPTAASGIEITEHLPKVAAQFKNLSIIRSLNSLEGDHARGTFIMNTGKQRSPVIDYPSIGSVLSYYTGMDPEAAKNADIPSFISVGGGQVGSGFLGMKYAPFTVQNPGSPPENVSSAVADDRTVRRAALFDRLEGGLVQHEGKKPVMDAAQAHKEVYEKALSLVVSSRKEVFNLEKEIDGKPISASLKEEYGAAGAGANNFGRGCLLARKLVEAGVSCVEVSLGGWDMHNGIFNALATRALPTLDKGMGALMRDLADRGRLKDTVVVWMGDFGRTPRINQNGGRDHYPRAWSVVLGGGNIKGGVVYGATDKDGTAAVDNPASVNDMYGTIYRALGIDPTPEQNASVRDNLGRPYYVAGEKPNEKTNSYWIKELVS; from the coding sequence ATGTTCGGAATCACCGATCGTCGGCACTTCATGAAGCACGCGGCGGCCGGTGCCGCCGTCACGGTGCCCGGGCTGAACTTCCTCGCCGGCCTCAAGGCCCGCGCCGCGGAACTCAAGAAGAAGCAGAAGAGCCTCATCGTCCTGTGGATGGGCGGCGGCCCGACGACGATCGACCTGTGGGACATGAAGCCGGGCAGCCCCAACGGCGGCGAGCACCGGCCGAAGCCGACCGCGGCCAGCGGCATCGAGATCACCGAGCACCTGCCGAAGGTCGCGGCCCAGTTCAAGAACCTGTCGATCATCCGCTCGCTGAACTCGCTCGAGGGCGACCACGCCCGCGGCACGTTCATCATGAACACCGGCAAGCAGCGCAGCCCGGTCATCGACTACCCGTCGATCGGTTCCGTGCTCAGCTACTACACCGGCATGGACCCGGAAGCGGCCAAGAACGCCGACATCCCGTCGTTCATCTCGGTCGGCGGCGGTCAGGTCGGGTCGGGCTTCCTCGGCATGAAGTACGCCCCGTTCACCGTCCAGAACCCCGGCAGCCCGCCGGAAAACGTCTCCTCGGCCGTCGCCGACGACCGCACCGTCCGCCGCGCCGCGCTGTTCGACCGCCTCGAAGGCGGTTTGGTCCAGCACGAGGGCAAGAAGCCGGTGATGGACGCCGCGCAGGCGCACAAAGAAGTGTACGAAAAGGCCCTCAGCCTCGTGGTCAGCTCCCGGAAGGAAGTGTTCAACCTCGAGAAGGAGATCGACGGCAAGCCGATCTCCGCGTCGCTGAAGGAAGAGTACGGGGCGGCGGGGGCCGGCGCCAACAACTTCGGACGCGGGTGCCTCCTGGCCCGCAAGCTGGTCGAGGCGGGCGTGTCGTGCGTGGAAGTAAGCCTCGGCGGCTGGGACATGCACAACGGCATCTTCAACGCCCTCGCCACCCGCGCCCTGCCGACCCTGGACAAGGGGATGGGCGCCCTGATGCGGGACCTGGCCGACCGCGGCCGGCTGAAGGACACCGTGGTGGTGTGGATGGGCGACTTCGGGCGCACCCCGCGCATCAACCAGAACGGCGGCCGCGACCACTACCCGCGGGCCTGGAGCGTGGTGCTCGGCGGCGGTAACATCAAGGGCGGCGTGGTGTACGGTGCGACCGACAAGGACGGCACCGCGGCCGTGGACAACCCCGCCAGCGTCAACGACATGTACGGCACGATCTACCGCGCCCTCGGCATCGACCCGACCCCGGAGCAGAACGCGAGCGTTCGCGACAACCTGGGGCGTCCGTACTACGTCGCCGGCGAGAAGCCGAACGAGAAGACCAACTCGTACTGGATCAAGGAACTCGTCAGCTAA
- a CDS encoding AI-2E family transporter, whose protein sequence is MNLSLTLATRVGLNLCAVFGISVALYLGSSIFIPVVFSILLASILYPFAQFTHERLLVPWFFACLLSIFALVALHLVVIGAFAWAIPQTLKGLPQSEEQWIGQYNKVQSNLGTLFPIHDDDEVFGRADQQHPERHPKAVALLRKQLSEDSMSSVLARLSLAGLDHLWQAILVLFITLFLIFEGQMLADKVKAIFGTSMETRGRVTLAFAEMGEAIRTYLVWRTVVNLGLALVLGTVYQQVGLQHWYLWALLVAVLSYVPYIGTIAAGIPPFLDALLFVDPLAAFGIAIFYTCVVTFEGYIIVPWVMGRSMDLNATTVLLACLYWHQVWGIAGLFLAMPLMAALKAVCTQVIGWQGWGHLMSSGPAVELKIDDPATERARLEAIERAAAGDPELTTVISVEDGNKGAARPGDSKSSGGVTAS, encoded by the coding sequence ATGAACCTGAGCCTCACACTCGCCACCCGCGTCGGGCTGAACCTGTGTGCCGTGTTCGGCATCTCGGTCGCCCTGTACCTCGGCAGCAGCATCTTCATCCCGGTCGTGTTCTCGATCCTGCTGGCCTCGATCCTGTACCCGTTCGCGCAGTTCACGCACGAGCGGCTGCTCGTGCCGTGGTTCTTCGCCTGCCTCCTGTCGATCTTCGCGCTGGTCGCGCTGCACTTGGTCGTGATCGGGGCGTTCGCCTGGGCCATCCCACAAACCCTCAAAGGCCTCCCACAGAGCGAGGAGCAGTGGATCGGCCAGTACAACAAGGTCCAGTCGAACCTCGGCACCCTGTTCCCCATCCACGACGACGACGAGGTGTTCGGACGGGCCGACCAGCAGCACCCCGAGCGGCACCCGAAGGCGGTGGCGCTGCTCCGGAAGCAGTTGAGCGAGGACTCCATGTCCTCGGTACTCGCGCGGCTCTCGCTGGCGGGCCTGGACCACCTCTGGCAGGCCATTCTGGTGCTGTTCATCACGCTGTTCCTGATCTTCGAGGGGCAGATGCTGGCGGACAAAGTGAAGGCGATCTTCGGCACGTCGATGGAGACCCGCGGGCGGGTCACGCTGGCGTTCGCGGAGATGGGGGAGGCGATCCGGACGTACCTGGTGTGGCGCACGGTCGTGAACCTGGGCCTCGCCCTTGTGCTCGGCACGGTGTACCAGCAGGTGGGGTTGCAGCACTGGTACCTGTGGGCGCTGCTGGTGGCGGTCCTCAGCTACGTGCCGTACATCGGCACCATCGCGGCCGGCATCCCGCCGTTCCTGGACGCGCTGCTGTTCGTGGACCCGCTGGCCGCGTTCGGGATCGCCATCTTCTACACCTGCGTGGTGACGTTCGAGGGGTACATCATCGTCCCGTGGGTGATGGGCCGGAGCATGGACCTCAACGCGACGACGGTGCTGCTCGCCTGCCTTTACTGGCATCAGGTGTGGGGGATCGCGGGGCTGTTCCTGGCGATGCCGCTGATGGCCGCGCTGAAGGCGGTCTGCACGCAGGTGATCGGGTGGCAGGGGTGGGGCCACCTGATGAGCTCGGGGCCGGCGGTGGAACTGAAGATCGACGACCCGGCCACCGAGCGGGCGCGGCTCGAAGCCATCGAGCGGGCCGCGGCCGGCGACCCGGAGCTCACAACCGTCATTTCGGTAGAGGACGGGAACAAAGGCGCCGCCCGCCCCGGCGACTCCAAAAGCTCGGGCGGCGTTACCGCATCCTGA
- a CDS encoding bifunctional 5,10-methylenetetrahydrofolate dehydrogenase/5,10-methenyltetrahydrofolate cyclohydrolase translates to MPAQKLDGKALAATMRGEIATQVQARAAAGKRAPGLAAVLVGEDPASQQYVKNKHKACQDVGFATAAHRLPATTSQAELLALVAQLNADPAVHGILVQLPLPKQIDGEAVIRAVAPAKDVDCFHPENVGLLAAGHPRFYPCTPHGVIQLLTRNGVSLAGKSVVVVGRSNIVGKPLALMLMQKPTAANPAAADATVTVAHTRTSDLAAVCRGADVLVAAAGVPEFLTADMVRPGAVVIDVGTNNVNGRWCGDVHPGVWDVAGWVSPVPGGVGPMTITMLLHNTLAAAQQIDG, encoded by the coding sequence ATGCCGGCTCAAAAGCTCGACGGAAAGGCTCTTGCCGCAACGATGCGGGGCGAGATCGCGACCCAGGTCCAGGCGCGTGCCGCGGCCGGGAAGCGAGCCCCCGGGCTCGCGGCCGTGCTGGTCGGCGAAGACCCGGCCAGCCAGCAGTACGTCAAGAACAAGCACAAGGCCTGCCAGGATGTGGGGTTCGCCACGGCGGCCCACCGACTGCCCGCGACCACCTCGCAGGCCGAGCTACTCGCTCTGGTCGCGCAGCTCAACGCCGACCCCGCCGTTCACGGCATTCTGGTCCAACTCCCGCTGCCCAAACAGATCGACGGCGAGGCGGTCATCCGGGCAGTTGCGCCCGCCAAGGATGTCGATTGCTTCCACCCGGAAAACGTCGGGCTGTTGGCCGCCGGGCACCCGCGGTTCTACCCCTGCACGCCGCACGGCGTGATCCAGTTGCTGACCCGCAACGGCGTTTCCCTCGCGGGAAAATCGGTCGTCGTCGTCGGCCGCAGTAACATCGTCGGCAAGCCGCTCGCGCTGATGCTCATGCAGAAGCCGACGGCCGCGAACCCCGCCGCCGCGGACGCGACGGTGACCGTCGCCCACACCCGCACCTCCGACCTCGCCGCCGTGTGCCGCGGGGCCGACGTGCTCGTCGCGGCGGCGGGCGTTCCGGAGTTTCTTACTGCCGATATGGTGCGCCCCGGTGCGGTCGTGATCGATGTCGGAACGAATAACGTGAACGGGCGCTGGTGCGGCGACGTTCACCCGGGCGTGTGGGACGTGGCCGGGTGGGTGTCGCCGGTGCCCGGCGGGGTCGGGCCGATGACGATCACCATGCTGCTCCACAACACGCTCGCCGCGGCACAACAGATCGACGGTTAA
- a CDS encoding flavin reductase family protein, whose product MSAEMSRLFRHLTNGVYAIGVADGERCNVFTAAWVMQVSFQPPLLALSVNPGHHSYPLLRTGRAFAVSVLPSDQLDLARHFGTQSGRDIDKLAGVTWRAGATGAPILTAAVAYFDCQVVGDTEAGDHRLVIGRVVGGAVLAPESRPLIYAETDTLDGSTTLFPDAF is encoded by the coding sequence ATGAGCGCCGAAATGAGTCGGCTGTTCCGTCACCTCACCAACGGGGTGTATGCGATCGGGGTCGCTGACGGCGAGCGCTGCAACGTTTTCACCGCCGCATGGGTCATGCAGGTCTCGTTTCAGCCACCGCTCCTGGCGCTTTCCGTCAATCCCGGACATCACTCGTACCCGCTACTCCGGACCGGCCGAGCGTTTGCGGTGAGCGTGTTACCAAGCGATCAGTTGGATCTCGCCCGACACTTCGGCACCCAATCGGGACGTGACATCGACAAATTGGCTGGGGTGACGTGGCGGGCCGGCGCGACAGGCGCTCCAATACTCACCGCCGCCGTCGCTTACTTCGATTGTCAGGTGGTCGGAGATACCGAAGCCGGCGACCACCGACTCGTCATCGGGCGCGTGGTCGGCGGTGCCGTTCTCGCGCCCGAGTCTCGGCCCCTCATCTACGCCGAGACGGACACCCTTGACGGCAGCACGACGCTTTTTCCGGATGCGTTTTGA
- a CDS encoding IS630 family transposase (programmed frameshift) — protein MNALSMDLRKRVLEDCDAGMGTTAVAERYKVSASWVRRLKQRRREDGRIEPGSCRNNRVPQLDTQAERIREVIAATPDMTLEELKVKLGVAVALGTLWRAVAKLGLTVKKKSSGASEQERPDVKQKRADWKATQPALDPDKVVFIDETWARTNMTRRYGRSPRGERLVCPVPHGHWKTTTFVAALRADGLTAPMVIDGAMTGDLFVAYVKPILVPTLRPGDVVVMDNLICHKRVAAKQAIEAAGGQVLLLPPYSPDLNPIELAFSKLKGLLRAAGKRTIDGLWDFLGKAVDAFTPDECRRYIRHCGYGINTATMNLKRD, from the exons ATGAACGCGCTGTCGATGGACTTGCGGAAGCGGGTGCTTGAGGACTGTGATGCGGGGATGGGAACCACGGCCGTCGCGGAGAGGTACAAGGTGAGCGCGTCGTGGGTACGCCGTCTCAAGCAGCGGCGTCGGGAGGACGGGCGCATCGAGCCCGGGTCGTGCCGCAACAACCGGGTGCCCCAACTCGACACCCAGGCCGAGCGGATCCGCGAGGTCATCGCTGCAACGCCCGACATGACCCTCGAAGAGCTCAAGGTGAAGTTGGGCGTTGCGGTCGCCCTCGGGACCCTGTGGCGAGCCGTCGCCAAGCTCGGCCTGACGGTGAAAAAAAAGTCCAGCG GGGCGTCCGAGCAGGAGCGCCCGGACGTGAAGCAGAAGCGGGCCGATTGGAAGGCGACCCAACCGGCATTGGACCCGGACAAGGTGGTGTTCATCGACGAGACGTGGGCCCGCACGAACATGACCCGGCGTTATGGCCGGAGCCCCAGAGGGGAGCGGCTGGTGTGCCCGGTTCCGCACGGGCACTGGAAAACGACGACGTTTGTGGCGGCCCTACGGGCCGATGGGCTGACGGCCCCGATGGTGATCGATGGGGCCATGACCGGGGACCTGTTCGTGGCCTACGTGAAGCCGATCTTGGTGCCCACGCTCCGGCCCGGTGATGTGGTGGTGATGGACAACCTGATCTGCCACAAGCGGGTCGCGGCCAAGCAGGCGATCGAGGCCGCGGGCGGCCAGGTGCTGCTCCTACCGCCGTACAGCCCCGACCTGAACCCCATCGAGTTGGCGTTCTCCAAACTCAAGGGGTTGCTCCGAGCCGCCGGGAAGCGAACCATCGACGGCCTATGGGACTTCTTGGGAAAAGCGGTGGATGCGTTCACACCCGACGAGTGCCGACGGTACATCCGGCACTGCGGATACGGAATCAATACCGCTACAATGAACTTAAAAAGAGACTAA
- a CDS encoding DUF2237 family protein produces the protein MPSNAKNVLGGPLQTCSTNPLTGFYRDGCCNTGPDDEGLHTICCQVTAEFLAHQRSIGNDLSTPFPMYGFPGLRPGDRWCVCITRWKQSLDAGVACPVVLEATHMHALEFVDLEDLQRHAVSIEPKA, from the coding sequence ATGCCATCCAACGCGAAGAACGTCCTCGGCGGCCCGCTCCAGACTTGCTCCACGAACCCGCTCACCGGGTTCTACCGCGACGGCTGCTGCAACACCGGCCCCGACGACGAAGGGCTCCACACCATCTGCTGTCAAGTCACCGCCGAGTTCCTGGCCCACCAGCGGTCGATCGGTAATGACCTGAGCACCCCGTTCCCGATGTACGGGTTCCCCGGCCTGCGCCCGGGCGACCGGTGGTGCGTGTGCATCACCCGCTGGAAGCAGTCCCTCGACGCCGGCGTCGCCTGCCCGGTCGTTCTGGAGGCGACCCACATGCACGCCTTGGAGTTCGTGGACCTCGAAGACCTCCAACGGCACGCGGTTAGCATTGAGCCGAAAGCGTAA
- the glmM gene encoding phosphoglucosamine mutase, which produces MAVPSDLIVSVSGIRGIVGAGLTAEAATRFAAAYGSTVAGKRVIVSNDGRPSGEMLRHAVTAGLLSAGCKVEDLGIASTPTCGFAVRQLNAAGAIQITASHNPAPWNGLKMFGSDGAVLPAAAGAVIRGLYESGDFARAAWNGIGTVGVPPDVGADHVQAVLDTVSVAAVAGQRFRVFLDANGGAGGPLGVKMLTDFGCEVIAHGCEATGVFAHEPEPIPAHLVDVAPWVKQHECAIGFVLDPDSDRLALIDENGDCVSEEATLALAVKYRLRQQPGTVAINMSTSRMNQDVAAAAGCPCVRSAVGEANVVALMRETGAVLGGEGNGGVIDPRIGWVRDPFVGMAFILSLMAEERKPFSQLVAELPRYAMLKTKFTISRERLPDAIAALEARWPEATINRDDGLRLDGPDWWLHVRGSNTEPVVRVIAETPDPERTAQLCREAGSVVTG; this is translated from the coding sequence ATGGCGGTTCCGTCCGATCTCATCGTGTCCGTCTCGGGCATTCGCGGAATCGTCGGCGCGGGCCTCACCGCCGAAGCCGCCACCCGGTTCGCGGCCGCCTACGGTTCGACCGTGGCCGGCAAACGGGTCATCGTCTCCAACGACGGGCGCCCCAGCGGCGAAATGCTCCGCCACGCGGTTACGGCGGGGCTGCTCAGCGCCGGTTGCAAGGTCGAAGACCTCGGGATCGCCTCGACGCCCACGTGCGGGTTCGCGGTGCGGCAGTTGAACGCCGCGGGCGCGATCCAGATCACCGCGAGCCACAACCCGGCACCGTGGAACGGGCTGAAGATGTTCGGCTCCGACGGCGCGGTGCTACCGGCCGCCGCCGGTGCCGTCATCCGCGGGCTGTACGAATCCGGCGACTTCGCCCGCGCGGCGTGGAACGGAATCGGCACCGTCGGCGTCCCCCCGGACGTCGGCGCGGATCACGTGCAGGCCGTACTCGACACGGTCAGCGTCGCGGCGGTCGCGGGGCAGCGCTTCCGGGTGTTCCTCGACGCCAACGGCGGCGCCGGCGGCCCGCTCGGGGTGAAGATGCTCACCGACTTCGGTTGCGAGGTGATCGCGCACGGGTGCGAGGCGACCGGCGTGTTCGCGCACGAGCCCGAACCGATCCCGGCTCACCTTGTTGACGTGGCCCCCTGGGTGAAGCAGCACGAGTGCGCGATCGGGTTCGTGCTCGACCCCGACTCCGATCGCCTGGCGCTGATCGATGAGAACGGGGACTGCGTGAGCGAGGAGGCCACGCTCGCGCTCGCCGTGAAGTACCGGCTCCGGCAGCAGCCCGGCACGGTCGCCATCAACATGTCCACGTCGCGGATGAACCAGGACGTGGCGGCGGCCGCGGGGTGCCCGTGCGTCCGCTCGGCGGTCGGCGAGGCGAACGTGGTCGCCCTCATGCGCGAGACCGGCGCGGTACTCGGGGGCGAAGGCAACGGCGGCGTCATCGACCCGCGCATCGGGTGGGTGCGCGACCCGTTCGTGGGGATGGCGTTCATCCTGTCGCTGATGGCCGAGGAGCGCAAGCCGTTCTCGCAGCTCGTCGCCGAACTGCCCCGGTACGCGATGCTCAAAACCAAGTTTACCATCTCGCGCGAGCGGCTCCCGGACGCGATCGCGGCTCTCGAAGCGCGGTGGCCGGAGGCGACGATCAACCGCGACGACGGGCTGCGGCTCGACGGCCCCGACTGGTGGCTGCACGTGCGCGGCAGCAACACCGAGCCGGTGGTGCGGGTGATCGCCGAAACGCCCGATCCGGAGCGGACCGCGCAACTGTGCCGGGAAGCCGGCTCGGTCGTCACCGGGTGA
- a CDS encoding neutral zinc metallopeptidase, translated as MRLDDAPESENVDDRRGMGGKLAVGGGLGGLVIVVLGLLFGVDLRGKLPVAPPNNDGGESRGAAPNDGYKQFAGKILGMTEEVWAEQFKTNGYKSYKKPKMVLFSRGVRTGCGDAPSSVGPFYCPADETVYLDPTFFDELEQKLKGSKAEFSQAYVVGHEVGHHVQHLLGYSRRTDEMRKTKRENEYSIRLELQADYLAGVWSNHADKKYKILQRGDVEEALKTARSIGDNRIQEKMRGRVHPESFNHGTDRQRYAAFSDGLKTGDASKKKLDLYFDDEQTPFDARAGELRNPTLFGR; from the coding sequence ATGCGACTCGATGACGCACCGGAAAGTGAGAATGTTGACGACCGCCGCGGCATGGGCGGGAAGTTGGCCGTCGGCGGCGGACTCGGCGGGTTGGTGATCGTTGTCCTGGGGTTGCTGTTCGGCGTCGACTTGCGCGGGAAACTGCCCGTCGCCCCGCCGAATAACGACGGGGGCGAAAGTCGCGGCGCGGCGCCGAATGACGGGTACAAACAGTTCGCCGGCAAGATTCTGGGGATGACCGAAGAGGTTTGGGCGGAGCAGTTCAAGACGAACGGGTACAAGTCTTACAAGAAGCCCAAAATGGTGCTGTTCTCCCGGGGAGTTCGCACGGGTTGCGGCGACGCACCCTCTTCGGTCGGCCCGTTTTACTGCCCGGCTGACGAAACGGTCTACCTCGACCCTACCTTCTTTGACGAACTGGAGCAAAAGCTCAAAGGTTCAAAGGCCGAATTCTCGCAGGCATACGTGGTCGGGCACGAGGTCGGGCACCACGTCCAACACCTTCTGGGGTACTCCCGCCGGACGGACGAGATGCGGAAGACGAAGCGCGAGAACGAATACTCCATCCGCCTCGAACTCCAGGCCGACTACCTGGCAGGGGTGTGGTCCAATCACGCGGACAAGAAGTACAAGATTCTGCAACGGGGCGACGTGGAAGAGGCGCTAAAAACCGCGCGATCAATCGGCGACAACCGAATCCAGGAGAAGATGCGAGGGCGCGTCCACCCCGAGAGCTTCAACCACGGCACCGACCGCCAGCGGTACGCCGCGTTCTCCGACGGCCTCAAGACGGGCGACGCGAGCAAGAAGAAGCTCGACCTGTACTTCGACGACGAACAAACGCCGTTCGACGCCAGGGCGGGCGAATTGCGAAACCCGACACTGTTCGGAAGGTGA
- a CDS encoding MFS transporter, whose translation MTAPAEPSQPPGAHISRGEWGLILLLMAIQFTHMVDFVIIMPLGGRLIDELSLKEAQFAHIVSAYAWAAGVASLAASFVMDRFDRKTVLLTMYAGFTLSTLFCGLAGGYELLLLSRTLAGAFGGTAAVALMSVIGDVFPPEKRGRASGAVMSSFAVASIAGLPAGLMLAEWFGRGAPFLVLAALSALVWALVWSKLPPVRGHLTDNRPNRWAEFGEVVSNRTYLGAFAFSFFLVLGTFTVASFIGPYLKALNGWTERQLAQLYFVAGACTLVGMTVVGRLSDKLPRLTLFRVIGSAAIVMALVVTHLPAGPLWVAAIAMSAFMVVAAGRMVPVQALLLGVASPKNRGAFMSVNTAVQHAATGLAPLIAGALVTLNPLPPVGFENVGWVAAVTAAISLVLAGVLKPAPADKSPLDAIDAPVSDALGLPEAHDNRGPVVAKPISPEEPTPEIAKVVS comes from the coding sequence ATGACCGCACCCGCCGAACCGTCCCAGCCCCCCGGGGCGCACATTTCGCGCGGCGAATGGGGGCTGATCCTGCTGCTGATGGCGATCCAGTTCACGCACATGGTGGACTTCGTCATCATCATGCCGCTCGGCGGCCGGCTCATCGACGAGTTGTCGCTCAAGGAGGCGCAGTTTGCCCACATCGTCTCCGCGTACGCGTGGGCGGCCGGGGTCGCGAGCCTCGCCGCGAGCTTCGTGATGGACCGGTTCGACCGCAAGACCGTGCTGCTCACGATGTACGCCGGGTTCACGCTCAGCACGCTGTTCTGCGGGCTCGCGGGCGGGTATGAGTTGCTGCTCCTGTCGCGCACGCTGGCCGGGGCGTTCGGCGGCACCGCAGCGGTGGCGCTGATGTCCGTTATCGGCGACGTGTTCCCGCCCGAGAAGCGCGGGCGGGCGAGCGGCGCGGTGATGTCGTCGTTCGCGGTCGCGTCCATCGCGGGATTGCCGGCGGGGCTGATGCTCGCGGAGTGGTTCGGACGCGGGGCACCGTTCCTGGTGCTCGCGGCGCTGAGCGCGCTCGTTTGGGCGCTCGTCTGGTCCAAACTGCCGCCGGTGCGCGGCCACCTCACCGACAACCGCCCGAACCGCTGGGCCGAGTTCGGCGAGGTGGTGAGCAACCGCACCTACCTGGGAGCGTTCGCGTTCTCCTTCTTCCTGGTGCTCGGCACGTTCACGGTCGCGTCGTTCATCGGCCCGTACTTGAAAGCCCTCAACGGGTGGACGGAGCGGCAGCTCGCACAACTGTATTTCGTCGCGGGCGCCTGCACCCTCGTCGGCATGACCGTCGTGGGCCGGCTCTCGGACAAGCTCCCGCGGCTCACGCTGTTCCGGGTGATCGGATCGGCGGCGATCGTCATGGCGCTGGTGGTGACCCACCTCCCGGCGGGGCCGCTGTGGGTGGCCGCGATCGCGATGAGCGCGTTCATGGTCGTCGCGGCGGGGCGGATGGTGCCGGTTCAAGCGCTGCTGCTGGGCGTTGCGAGCCCGAAGAACCGCGGCGCGTTCATGAGCGTGAACACCGCGGTGCAGCACGCCGCCACGGGCCTCGCCCCGCTGATCGCCGGCGCGCTGGTGACCCTCAACCCGCTCCCCCCGGTCGGGTTCGAGAACGTCGGCTGGGTCGCGGCGGTCACGGCTGCGATTTCGCTCGTGCTGGCGGGTGTGCTGAAACCGGCCCCGGCCGACAAGTCGCCGCTCGATGCGATCGACGCCCCGGTGTCGGACGCCCTCGGACTCCCGGAGGCACACGACAACCGCGGCCCGGTCGTGGCGAAACCGATCTCGCCCGAGGAGCCGACGCCGGAAATCGCGAAGGTGGTGTCGTAA